The genomic stretch GCGCGCTGGTCAACGAGCCCGAGATCCTGCTCCTGGATGAGCCCACCACCGGCCTGGACCCGCAGGCCCGGCACATCCTCTGGGACCGGCTGTTCCGACTCCGGGAGTCCGGGACCACGCTGGTGCTCACCACCCACCATATGGATGAGGCGGAGCAGCTCTGCGAGCGCCTGATCGTGGTGGATGAAGGCCGCATCATGGCGGAGGGCTCCCCCGCGGGACTGATCCGAGACCACTCCACCCGCGAGGTGCTCGAGCTGCGCTTCGGCATGGACCGCAACCAGGAGCAGGCTCAGCAGCTGACCACGCTGCTCTCCTCCGTCGACGCGGGCTCCCATGGCGCCGCAGCCGGGGACCTCGGCTTCAGCCACGTGGAGGTGCTCCCAGACCGGCTGCTGGTCTACGCCGGCTCCGCCGAGTCTGCGCTGGAGCGCATCCACGCGTCCGGACTGCGTCCGATGACCTCGCTGGTCCGCCGGTCCTCCCTGGAGGACGTCTTCCTGCGACTGACCGGGAGGACCCTTGTCGACTGATCACCTGACCCGGGATCCCGAGCTGAAGGACCCCGTCGGTCCCGCCGCGGACAAGCACACCATGGCCGGGCGGGCACGGCGCTTCGGTGCGCTGCACCAGGCCGAGCGGACGCTGCGCAGCATGCGCGCCTATGGCACCGTGATCCTCTTCTCCTCGGTGAGCCAGCCGATCATGTACATCCTGGCCATGGGGCTCGGACTGGGCATGCTGGTCGGCGAGGGCGGGGACTTCGCGGAATACGGGGCCAGCAGCTACCTGATGTACATCGCACCTGCGATCCTGGCCTCCACCGTCGCCATGGCCGCCGGCATCGAGTTCACCTTCCCGGTGATGGAGGGGTTCAAGTGGCGGCGGCTCTACTACGGCGCCCAGGCCTCCCCGCTGAGCCCGGGCCAGATCGCCTCTGGCCACCTCCTGGCGGTCAGCGTGCGCTTCGGCATCCACGCCGCGATCTTCACCCTGGTGCTCTACCTCTTCGGGGCGATCAGCTCCCCGCTGGGGGTGCTGATGATCGCCAGCGCGATGCTCGGCGGGCTCGCGATCGGGCTGCCGATCATGGCGTATGTCTCCACGCTGCGCGATGAGAAGGGGCAGATGTCCCTGATCCAGCGCTTCGTCATCATGCCGCTCTTCCTCTTCTCCGGCACCTTCTACCCACTGACCAACCTTCCGGCATTCCTGCAGGTCCTGGGCTGGTTCTCCCCCATCTGGCACGCCAATGAGTTGGGCCGGGTGCTCGCCTTCGGCCAGCCCACCCCGGCCTGGCTGATCCTGATCCATGTGCTCTACCTCCTGGGCATCACCGTCGCCGCCTGGCTCGCCACGGTGCGGATCTTCACCCGCCGGCTGGGTCTGGAAGAGTGGCGCGGCCGGACCCCGGGCGCCAAGGCCGATGCCAGACGTCAGGACCGGCTGGCGGTGAAGGACGCGGCCGACGTCGACCGATCGGTCGACACCGGGACAGCCAGCACGCCGGCACGCGCCGAGCTGCCCCGGATCTCGTTCCGCCGCGGGTTCGGCGCGAACTACTACTCCGGGAACATCCGCGCGGTGTTCGGGCGAGGACTCACCGCGATCCGAAACAACCGTGGCGTCATCTTCCTCTCCGGGCTGCTGGAACCGGTGCTGTTCCTGACCTCCTTCGGCCTGGGCATCTCCCCGATGATCGCCGGGGTCGACTCCGAAGCGGTGGGACTCAGCGGCGGGGGGACCATCAGCTACGCGGCATTCATCGCCCCGGCGCTGTTGGCGGTCTCCGCGATGAACGGCGCGATCTTCGACTCCACCTGGAACGTGTTCTTCAAGCTCAAGATCACCAAGCTCTACCGCACCATGATGTCGACATCGCTGGGCCCGGTGGACGTGGCGGTGGGCGAGATCTGCCTGGCGCTCTTCCGCGGCGGACTCTACGCGCTGGGCTTTCTGGGCGTGCTGATGGTCAGCGGCCTGGTGGATCCGCTGGCGGCGGTGCTGATGTGGTGCACCGCGCTCTTCGTCGCACTGGGCTTCGCGTCGATCGGGATGGCGGTGACCTCCTTCATGACCCGGTTCCAGCAGATGGACTGGATGATGATGGTGCTGATGCCGATGTTCCTGTTCTCGGCCACGCTCTTCCCGATCAGCGTCTACCCCGCGGGAGTGCAGGCGTTCATCCAGGCGCTGCCGCTCTGGCACGCGGTGGAGCTGATGCGCGATATCGCGTTCTGGGACTTCAGCGGCCTGACCCTGGTGCACATCGGTTACTACCTGGTGATGATCGTGGCCGGTCTGGCGTTGACCACGTACCGGATGAAGAAGCTCTTCCTGCGCTGACCCCTCCCCGCTTCCTGCGTTGAGGGGCGGTTTCTGCGTGTACTTCAGGCCTTCTGGCCCATGAGATGCCCGCAGAATCCGCCCTTCAACGAGTGTGGGTGAGCGCGTGTCCTTGAATATCTCAATCATTGACTTCTTGAACTATTGGCGGCCGGCCTCTATCCTGAATGAGATGTGTTCTGCATCACAGTGGAGACAACTTCACGGTGGTGATCCGAGCAACCTTGCACAAGGAGTCATAGATGACTGATGAGAGCTCCGGCCTGGGGCCGGTCCCCCGCGGCGAAGCCCCTCACGCCCGCGATGCCGAGATCCACCGGCTGCACCGCTGGGAGGCCTCCGCCGCCACACACCGCAGGGGCGGTGACATCCGCCGGCACACCGACGTCTCCACCTCGGCAGCCCTGGACATCGCCACTCGACCCGACCCCGCAGCGCCGCTGACCTCGGTGGCGCAGAGCGGTGCCACCGGTCGCGCGACGACCTCGGGGCCAGGGCGGGCCCGACGACGACGACGGCGCGGACTCGGCACCAAGGCCCTGGGCGCCGCCGGCGTGGTCGGCATGCTGCTGACCTGGGAGATCGTCCCGCGCACCGGGCTGGTCAATGAGCGGTTCATGCCGCCGGCCTCCGAGGCCATCGGCGGCCTGATCAGCAACTTCGGGCTCACCGACTTCTGGGTCGCGGTCGGCGACACGATGCACGCCTGGGCGCTGGGCATGGTCATCGCGGTGGTCGCAGCCACGGTGCTGGGCTTCGTCATCGGCTCCTCGACGTTCCTGCGCCGCTTCACGAACTCCACCATCGAGTTCCTGCGCCCGGTCCCCTCGGTCGCGCTGATCCCCCTGGCGGTCCTGCTCTTCGGCGTGGGCATCGAGTCCTCCCTGATGCTCATCGTCTACGCCTGCTTCTGGCAGGTCCTGATCCAGGTGCTCTACGGCGTGGCCGATGTGGACTCGGTGGCGATGAACACCGCACGGTCCTACGGGTTGGGACCGATGGCACGGATGCGCCACGTGACCTTTCCGACCGCCCTGCCCTACATCATGACCGGGGTACGTCTGGCGGCGGCCGTGGCGCTGATCCTGGCGGTCACCGCCCAGCTGATCATCGGCACCCCAGGGCTGGGGGCTGAGATCAGCCGAGCCCAGTCCGGAGGCAACTACGTCTCCATGTACGCCCTCGTGCTGGCAACCGGCCTGCTCGGGGTCCTGATCAATCTGGTCATGCGGATGGTCGAGCGCAAGGTCCTCTCCTGGCACTCCTCGGTCCGCACGGAGGTGGCGGCATGACATATATCCGGAGTTTCCTCA from Nesterenkonia sandarakina encodes the following:
- a CDS encoding ABC transporter permease, translated to MLLTWEIVPRTGLVNERFMPPASEAIGGLISNFGLTDFWVAVGDTMHAWALGMVIAVVAATVLGFVIGSSTFLRRFTNSTIEFLRPVPSVALIPLAVLLFGVGIESSLMLIVYACFWQVLIQVLYGVADVDSVAMNTARSYGLGPMARMRHVTFPTALPYIMTGVRLAAAVALILAVTAQLIIGTPGLGAEISRAQSGGNYVSMYALVLATGLLGVLINLVMRMVERKVLSWHSSVRTEVAA
- a CDS encoding ABC transporter ATP-binding protein, translating into MPVEHAIRATGLTKRYGDFTAVDGIDFTVNRGESFGLLGPNGAGKSTTMRMIAAVASRSAGTMSVAGLDPEQNGPEVRARLGVIPQQDNLDEELSVRENIIMYGRYFGLPRRWLNAKTEELLEFAQLSHKATARVEDLSGGMKRRLTIARALVNEPEILLLDEPTTGLDPQARHILWDRLFRLRESGTTLVLTTHHMDEAEQLCERLIVVDEGRIMAEGSPAGLIRDHSTREVLELRFGMDRNQEQAQQLTTLLSSVDAGSHGAAAGDLGFSHVEVLPDRLLVYAGSAESALERIHASGLRPMTSLVRRSSLEDVFLRLTGRTLVD
- a CDS encoding ABC transporter permease, with protein sequence MSTDHLTRDPELKDPVGPAADKHTMAGRARRFGALHQAERTLRSMRAYGTVILFSSVSQPIMYILAMGLGLGMLVGEGGDFAEYGASSYLMYIAPAILASTVAMAAGIEFTFPVMEGFKWRRLYYGAQASPLSPGQIASGHLLAVSVRFGIHAAIFTLVLYLFGAISSPLGVLMIASAMLGGLAIGLPIMAYVSTLRDEKGQMSLIQRFVIMPLFLFSGTFYPLTNLPAFLQVLGWFSPIWHANELGRVLAFGQPTPAWLILIHVLYLLGITVAAWLATVRIFTRRLGLEEWRGRTPGAKADARRQDRLAVKDAADVDRSVDTGTASTPARAELPRISFRRGFGANYYSGNIRAVFGRGLTAIRNNRGVIFLSGLLEPVLFLTSFGLGISPMIAGVDSEAVGLSGGGTISYAAFIAPALLAVSAMNGAIFDSTWNVFFKLKITKLYRTMMSTSLGPVDVAVGEICLALFRGGLYALGFLGVLMVSGLVDPLAAVLMWCTALFVALGFASIGMAVTSFMTRFQQMDWMMMVLMPMFLFSATLFPISVYPAGVQAFIQALPLWHAVELMRDIAFWDFSGLTLVHIGYYLVMIVAGLALTTYRMKKLFLR